TCACGGGGGATGAAGGAATTGGCCCTCGATACTGCCGAACCGGCGATACATCTGATCGAGTGGTACTCGCGACTTGGTTACAAGATAGTCGGCCACCAGCAATGGGAGGTCACGAACTACCGCAGCGTGCTGATGAGTAAAGCGTTGGACGATAACGCATTACCAACATAGCTTCCAGCCGAGATATCAGAATTATTTTGAGAAAATCTCAAAAAAACACTTGGCTATTTGGCCAAATGACCGATATTGTTTAGGTGAGGAGAAGTGATGGATAAGAAAACTCAAGCACTATTCGAAGCACGCGCCAAAGTAATCAAGGCGATGGGCCATCCGACGCGGCTGTTTATGGTGGACCAACTGTCGAAGGGCGAACGCTGCGTCTGCGAGTTGACTGCAATGATTGGAGCGGATACCTCGACAGTTTCGAAGCACCTCTCGATTCTCAGAAATGCTGGAATCGTATCGATGGAAAAACGCGGCGCGCAGGTGTTTTATCAACTTCGCGTTCCATGTATCTTGAATTTCTTCGGTTGTGTCGAAGGCGTACTGAAATCGACGGCGCGCGATCAGATGCAACTGGTGAAGTAGTATTTTTTTGAAGAATCCTTTGGCGATTTGGCCAAATGACAGACAACGAGGATTCAGTTAGGCGACAATTATGACTGTTTCGTGGAAATCTGAATGGAAAATGCTGACACTGCTCGCTACAGTGTTTGCGGCATTTTACTTCCTTCCCATCGACGCACCAAGAGTCGGAAAGTCGCTTCAGGAAGCCCTTGCTCTGACACAGTGGTATGCCCGCGAACACGTCCTGCTCTGCCTGATACCGGCGTTTTTCATAGCCGGAGCGATTGGCGTATTTGTCCGGCAGGAATCGGTGATGAAGTATCTCGGCGCGAAAGCGAACAAGATACTGGCTTACGGCGTGGCATCGGTCTCGGGAACGATATTGGCAGTGTGTTCGTGCACTGTCCTGCCGTTGTTTGCCGGAATTTATCGGATGGGTGCGGGGATTGGCCCGGCCAGCGCATTTCTCTATTCCGGACCGGCGATCAACGTACTGGCGAT
This genomic interval from bacterium contains the following:
- a CDS encoding winged helix-turn-helix transcriptional regulator, translated to MDKKTQALFEARAKVIKAMGHPTRLFMVDQLSKGERCVCELTAMIGADTSTVSKHLSILRNAGIVSMEKRGAQVFYQLRVPCILNFFGCVEGVLKSTARDQMQLVK